The stretch of DNA CGAAGATCCCTTTACGGACGAAGCCGATGAAGATGAGGAAAAGCCGCGTAAACCGATTCGCATCAACCCGCCCGTTTCAGCGGTCGGTGATCGCGATCGGCTGATGGTCAAGCTCGATGCCAATGCGGACTCGGTCGAAGAGGTCGCGTTGCCCGAGACGAGCCTGTTGGAGAACGCGGACGAATTTCCGTTTGAATATCTTTCGGAAAAGGCCCGCAAAGCGGCAGCCGTGTTGGAGCGGACGTTTCAGGAATTCGGACTGAATGTCCGCGTTTCGGAAATCGACACCGGGCCGGTGATTACGCAGTTTGAGTTGGAACTGGAAAAAGGGCTGCGGCTGAACAAGATTACCTCGTTGGCCGATGATCTGGCGGTAGCGCTGCGCGTCCCGGCGGTTCGTGTCGTCGCGCCGATTCCGGGCAAAAACACGGTCGGCGTCGAGGTCCCCAACGACAAACAAGTCATGGTACGGTTGCGAGAACTGATCGAGTCCTCGCCCGAGCAAACGGAAAAACATCGTATTCCGATCTTCCTGGGCAAGGATGTCAGCGGACGTCCGCTGGCAGTCGATTTGACAAAAATGCCTCACTTGTTGATCGCCGGACGGACCGGGACCGGTAAGAGTGTTTGCCTGAATACATTGATCCTGTCGATGCTGATGACCCGCAGCCCGGCGGAGGTCAAGATGTTGATGATCGATCCTAAGATGGTCGAACTCAGCCCGTACAAACGGGTGCCGCACTTGATGCATCCAGTGATCACCGACATGAAAAAGGCCGAAGCGATTTTGGCTTGGGCCGTCGACAAGATGGAAGAACGCTACGACCTGTTGGCTCGTTGCGGCGTGCGGCATTTGGATAGCTACAATAAACTTGGCAAGGAGGAAGTGCTCAACCGGATCGGCGAAGATCCCGAATCGGAAGAAGCGCGGAACATTCCCGACAAAATGCCCTACATCGTGATCATCGCGGACGAAATGGCCGACATGATGATGACCTCTGGTAAAGACGTGGAAGGACACATTATCCGCCTGGCGCAAAAATCGCGGGCAGTCGGTATCCACCTCGTCTTGGCGACGCAAAAACCGACTGTGGATGTCATCACCGGTTTGATTAAGTCGAACTTGCCCGCCCGGATTTCATTCCAAGTGGCCAGCAAGACCGACAGCCGCGTCGTGTTGGATGAAATGGGGGCCGAACGATTGTTGGGCAACGGCGACATGCTGTATCTCGCACCCGGGACGAGCAAAGTCACCCGGGCACAGGGGACGTTTGTGTCCGACGATGAAGTGAATAACGTCATTGAATTCTTCAGTGACCAAGAGCCACAATACAGCCAGGAATTGGCGCAGATCAGCACCTCAGGCGGTGGCGCTGCTGGCGGCATCGAAGCGATGCGCAAGCGTGACGATCTGTACGAATCGGCAATCGACGTCGTCATTCGCGAAGGCCGCGGTAGCGTCTCGTTGTTACAGCGGGCACTGGGCATCGGCTACGGACGGGGTGCGCGGCTGATCGACTACATGGCCGAAGACGGCATCGTTGGCGACTACAACGGCAGCCAAGCCCGCGAGGTGCTCTACACCCCGGAACAATGGCGGGCAATCGTCGAAGGGGTTGAGGAAGACGAATACGCGATGGCGGAGTGAACGGCGCATAAGCGGGCTTACTACACGCCGCCCCCGGGAACAGTGCGAGAGTGGGCCAAGTCCGAACTGAAGGTCGCCATCACGATCGATCTCGCCCGACGGTTGCTCAGGGGGTATTCACTGCGGTTCGTTCTAATGCTACACAGTTCACTGTGAACGGCAGGGGGCTATGCGGGCGGTTATCGCACGTCTGACGTCGATGTGCCTCAAACGGTCTCTATTCGGGCAACCAGCGTCTGTTGCAAGGTGAATCCGGGACCTGGAAGATGATAGGGCACCACGCAGGCTTATTGCCGTTTCTGAAGAAGTGATTCTTGCGGCAATAACTGGAAATTGGATGTTATCTCGAAACGCTGACGCCCCGAAGTTTGGTCATTCGACAGGTTCGTCTTGACTAAATCCCAACTTTCGAGAGAATTCCGCTCCGAATTGTCCTGTCAGTGATTTTGCGTGCGGAGAAAAGGATTTCATCCCGCGCGGTCAAATTGCCGATAGTGTTATTCGCAAATTCCCCACCACCCCGTTCCAGCTGAAATCGACACAAGGAGCA from Symmachiella dynata encodes:
- a CDS encoding DNA translocase FtsK — encoded protein: MNFSRLRTDLTALVMLAATVFAALSLVSYDPADAPGQNVYPPHEHASNICGIAGAHLAHMLFSVMGLSAYVLVVGLVVLDVRLLARRPFSDPYVRATGFGLILLSLSVTFRTISIGLGNVPAVGSGGYLGAWGYTLLDRRFSTGGTMIFVATGMAAGLILVCDGLILRLVSLLKSGPGKVWGRLNLVSRFSSSKKFANRIAEPFRRRGMETDEDWEEQLENHAAATAVEDEASVEDPFTDEADEDEEKPRKPIRINPPVSAVGDRDRLMVKLDANADSVEEVALPETSLLENADEFPFEYLSEKARKAAAVLERTFQEFGLNVRVSEIDTGPVITQFELELEKGLRLNKITSLADDLAVALRVPAVRVVAPIPGKNTVGVEVPNDKQVMVRLRELIESSPEQTEKHRIPIFLGKDVSGRPLAVDLTKMPHLLIAGRTGTGKSVCLNTLILSMLMTRSPAEVKMLMIDPKMVELSPYKRVPHLMHPVITDMKKAEAILAWAVDKMEERYDLLARCGVRHLDSYNKLGKEEVLNRIGEDPESEEARNIPDKMPYIVIIADEMADMMMTSGKDVEGHIIRLAQKSRAVGIHLVLATQKPTVDVITGLIKSNLPARISFQVASKTDSRVVLDEMGAERLLGNGDMLYLAPGTSKVTRAQGTFVSDDEVNNVIEFFSDQEPQYSQELAQISTSGGGAAGGIEAMRKRDDLYESAIDVVIREGRGSVSLLQRALGIGYGRGARLIDYMAEDGIVGDYNGSQAREVLYTPEQWRAIVEGVEEDEYAMAE